Within the Patescibacteria group bacterium genome, the region CCCTTCTTAAGCATGTTGAGCGCATCGATTTCCGGAAGGAATTTTGCCTTTGCATTCAGCTTTGGATCTTCCTGAAAAATCCCTCGCACGTTCGTCGCCTTGAGGATGGCCTGGGCGTTGATTTCTGATGCACGCAGAGCAGCAGCGGTATCAGTGGAAAAATAGGGGTTTCCCGTACCGCATGAAAAAATCACAATTCTCCCCTTCTCCAAATGCCGCAGTGCTTTACGCCGTATGAATGGCTCTGAAATCTGAATCATGGAAAGCGACGAAAGGACGCGCGTATACATACCCGCACGCTCGAGCACATCCTGGAGCGCAAGTGCATTGATCGCTGTTCCAAGCATACCCATGTAATCTGCTGTTGTGCGATCGATGCCGATCTGCGCAAGTTTCTGTCCGCGGATGAAATTCCCTCCTCCAATGACAATGCCTATTCTACATCCTAGGGAGTGGATAGACTTAATTTCTCGAGCGATATAATTGAGCGCATCGATATCCAGCCCAAGTTGGCCCTTGCCGCCCATAGCTTCACCCGAAAGCTTGAGAAGGATTCTTTTCCAGTGTAGTTTCATATGAGATGATTATTTTAATTATAATTATAGCACTAAACCGCCCCCTCTTGACAAAAAGGCGATTTTATGCTATAATTGCGTTGTAAAAAGTACCTAAGTCTTTGGCATGATCTTTGTCAGCGACGGCCCACTCGAAGTGCTCCTCCTCACGTCGATAGGGCAGTCACGCTGACAAAGAGCGTTCCGAAGACTTTTCTTTTTGATGGTATTTCTGTTGCGCCCGACTAATCCCTTCCGTAAGCGATATTTCGAGCGCATCAATAACCTGTGGAATACACACCTCCATCGCTCCCCGTTCAGCGGGGGTAAATGGCTTCAAAACAAAATCTGCCGTTGGTTCTCTTTGAGCTTCAACCAGCCGTATGCCAATACGAAAACGCACGAATGCCGTAGTGCCAAGCACATCAATGATACTCTGTACGCCATTATGCCCAGCCGAGGAACTATTCTGATCGATTTTAAATTTTCCAAGAAGGATATCAAGTTCATCGTGGATAACCCAGAGATCAGTTGATGGTTGTACCTCTCCAGGCGCATAGCGCAACCATTCACTGACTACATCCCCGGATTTATTCATGTAGGTAAGTGGCTTAATGCAATACAACCGCTCAGATTCCTTGCACGATATCCCATGGCATCGAAACTCCCAAGATTCGTAGGATTTCTTTTTCTCCGCTCCCACAAGCGTAAAGGCCTCATGATTGAGCCATTTCGCAACGGCGGCGTCCACAACCGCAAATCCGGCATTGTGACGAGTACCATTATACTGCGTGCCTGGATTTCCAAGTCCAAAAAGAAATTTCATACATGCCGCCTCCTCTGCTCAGTATAAATAACGACAGCCGTACCTGCAAACCCAAATAACTCTCGGAGTCGATTTTCCAAAAAACGCAAATAGGCATAGCTAAAACTATCCGGCTCATTCACACTCAAACAAAACCGTGGCGGGCACGTGCCTGTTTGTTTGAAGCCGAATATGACTGGCTTTTTTCTGTTGCGAAGAATCTGCGGAGGCTGGCGTTTGATCATTTGCTTGAGAAACACTGTACAATCTTTCTGCTCTAGAAGTTTTTCTCTCTCAGTTTGAATCGCAAGTATCATATCGAGGATTTTGGAAACCCGCTGTTCCGCCAGTGCAGAGACGAAAAGCATCGGCGCCCATGGCACAAAGGAAAACTTTTCCCTGAAATACCGTTCGTACGATAGAATTGTTTTTGGATTTTTATCTTCCACAAGATCCCACTTATTGATAATGAGCATGATGCCCGCGCCAACATCGATTGCAATTTGCAATAATTTCCTTTCTTGAGTAGTCGCTGTAACGCTTGCATCCAAAATAAGTATGACAACATCTGCTTTTTTTATGCTCTTAATACTTCGTAATAAACCCTCGCGATCGATGATCGAACGTACCTTTCCCTTTTTGCGCATGCCGACCGTGTCGACAATCACCAATGGTATGCCCTTATACTCAATATGCGTATCTTGAGGTTCGCGAGTTGTATGCGCTATGGGACTCACGATCACACGCTCCTCGCCAAGCATTCCATTCACCAATGAGGATTTGCCGACATTTGTCCTGCCGATAATTGCAATTTTAATCGGCTTCGTCTCAGACGCTTCTTGTTCTTTTTCTTCCGGGACAAAGTGTGCCATGACAATATCCAATAAATCGCCAACTCCCAATCCACTGGCGGCAGATACGGGAATAGGTGCTCCTAAACCAAGCCGTAAGAATGTCTGATCATAGAGACCCGAAACCTGAGAAATCTTGTCGACTTTATTGCCGACAGCAATAATAGGCCTTTTCGTGGCTTTTCGTAGATTGCGCAAAAACTGGTTATCATCAACGGTAATTCCCTCTTGTCCATCAACCACAAACAATACGATATCCGCATCCTTGATAATTCGGCCAAGCTGTTTTTGGGTCTGTGTATCAATATCTGTTTTGGGCTTTGGATCATAGCCGCCCGTGTCTACAACAACAAACTGCCTACCCCGCCAAGTACATATGCCAAAATTACTATCACGCGTGGTGCCGGGCACAGGAGCAACTACTGCCTTTTGTTCGCCGATTAAACGATTAAAAAGCGTTGACTTGCCAACGTTGGTTCTGCCAACAAGCGCGACTTTTGGCAATGATTCGTATTCTTTGGATAATGCTCCCTTCATAAAAAAAGACTACCCAGGTTTGGTAGCCACTCTATCATTCTGGTATATATATCATAACATGCAATATGCTATCACTTTTTTATTTAAATGTCAAAAAAAGGGACATCACCTAAGATGTCCCATTTGTTTCGCGCACTCTGATGCGCACATAGACGGCAAGTCCGCCAACTATCAACACTATGCCTGAAATCATCCATGATGCACCATCCGACATTGTCGTTGCAATAATGCCGCTAACCAATAGTCCTGTAATAGATCCGATATGCCTCGTTGTCGACTGAAGTGAGTCGAGGGTTGCGCGTTTTTCTGATGGGATGTTTGCATTGAGATATTTATCCTTAATAGGATCAAATAAACCCCGCCCAAGCTCGTGCAAGATGAATGCAGGCAAACTTATGCCAATCAATGGGATAAGCCCTGCCAATCCAAGCCATATACCCGTAAAAACAAACGACACCAGAATCGCCCGCTGTTCACAGCCGATCCACTTGGCAATTCGGAAAGCATAGGTAGAACCTGCAAACATTGCCGCAAGCGCAGTAAAGTGAATGAACCCGTACTGATACTGTGCATGGATTGCTGGCTTAAAATACAGCTGCCAAAACATATTTGGCGCCTGTGTAGCAAAGAGGAATACCGCATTGGCAATGAAGAGGAATTGGATCACAGGACTCTTCAAGCCAAAATGCAAGCCCTCAACGATGGTATTTCTGAATGCTTTGAAGCCATCTGTCCATGAGTATTTCTTTGGCTCAAAGTATTCTTCCTTCATAACCACAAAGACTAAGATGCTGGTGCAATACAGAATGCCTGCTCCCCAAAACCATGGGAGTGATAGGCCATGCATACTCACGAGACTGCCGCATATACCGCCTGCCATAGCTCCAAGTAATTTCATCTGTGCCTTACGCTGGTAGATGACATCAATTGCATCATGTCCTCCCGAATGCTTTAGTCGGTCAACTGCCCATGCTTGTAGCGCACCATTTTCGAATGTCAGTCCAATACCTGCGATCACTTCCGCAAGGACAAACGCCCAGAATGAATGGGAAAAGCCGTAGATAACCATGCCTGTTGCTCGAATGCTGAACGCAAGAACGCAAGCAGTTTTTCTGCCGAATACATCGGCGATTGCACCGGTGGGCAATTCTCCCATGAACAGCGTGATCATAAAGAAGACATTCACAATATTCATGGCAAGCCGGTCGAGTCCATAGGAAGTCAGGAATGTTGCATAAGTCGCGCCAACAAACCCCATGCCATACATTGAGAGAAAAGATAGCGTGTAGAAGATTGCTTTTGTTTCAATCACTCGTCTACTCATAGTGTTCAAGGTACAATTGTGGAAAGGCTAACCAAAAACGAAAAACGCCTCGGTTATCTTCCCGAGGCGCCTTTTATGGTGAAAAAAATATGAATGTGATTACTTTTCTCTATAAAAAACATCTCGGAAGGACAACAAGAAACTCGTCCAATCTGCGACTGGATTGCAATTCTGATAACCCGAGATTTTGTGCATAGTATTCATATGAAAAAGAGTTTATCATGATTTAACGTTTGTGTCAAATAAAAAGGGTGTCTCATCTTGACTTTTCCGATACGTATGTATAGAATTGCACCATGTGTACCTTGACATGGGAAATCTAGTTTTTCCTTTTGGTGACCAGCCACATTCTCGGCAAGATTTCATTCTTCATAAAGATTCAGCATTTCTTCAAAAAGGCATTGCAGGAAGCTTTCTTGAATTTCTTATCACGGCATTTGATTCTATGTGTATGGCAGATAGAATGAGTGATGAATATAGTGAGCATATCATATCTGTTGATGATCTTACTGACCCTGATGCAGTGTGCAGAAAACTTTGGAATCGACAGGCAGCAGAATGGGCAATGATCGAGAGTCCTGCGAACTATGGCATCACTATTGATACCTACGCAAAATATATCCGCTTCAATCCTTCAAAGAAAAAGGAAACTATGGT harbors:
- a CDS encoding uridine monophosphate kinase, translated to MKLHWKRILLKLSGEAMGGKGQLGLDIDALNYIAREIKSIHSLGCRIGIVIGGGNFIRGQKLAQIGIDRTTADYMGMLGTAINALALQDVLERAGMYTRVLSSLSMIQISEPFIRRKALRHLEKGRIVIFSCGTGNPYFSTDTAAALRASEINAQAILKATNVRGIFQEDPKLNAKAKFLPEIDALNMLKKG
- a CDS encoding MFS transporter — protein: MSRRVIETKAIFYTLSFLSMYGMGFVGATYATFLTSYGLDRLAMNIVNVFFMITLFMGELPTGAIADVFGRKTACVLAFSIRATGMVIYGFSHSFWAFVLAEVIAGIGLTFENGALQAWAVDRLKHSGGHDAIDVIYQRKAQMKLLGAMAGGICGSLVSMHGLSLPWFWGAGILYCTSILVFVVMKEEYFEPKKYSWTDGFKAFRNTIVEGLHFGLKSPVIQFLFIANAVFLFATQAPNMFWQLYFKPAIHAQYQYGFIHFTALAAMFAGSTYAFRIAKWIGCEQRAILVSFVFTGIWLGLAGLIPLIGISLPAFILHELGRGLFDPIKDKYLNANIPSEKRATLDSLQSTTRHIGSITGLLVSGIIATTMSDGASWMISGIVLIVGGLAVYVRIRVRETNGTS
- the der gene encoding ribosome biogenesis GTPase Der — its product is MKGALSKEYESLPKVALVGRTNVGKSTLFNRLIGEQKAVVAPVPGTTRDSNFGICTWRGRQFVVVDTGGYDPKPKTDIDTQTQKQLGRIIKDADIVLFVVDGQEGITVDDNQFLRNLRKATKRPIIAVGNKVDKISQVSGLYDQTFLRLGLGAPIPVSAASGLGVGDLLDIVMAHFVPEEKEQEASETKPIKIAIIGRTNVGKSSLVNGMLGEERVIVSPIAHTTREPQDTHIEYKGIPLVIVDTVGMRKKGKVRSIIDREGLLRSIKSIKKADVVILILDASVTATTQERKLLQIAIDVGAGIMLIINKWDLVEDKNPKTILSYERYFREKFSFVPWAPMLFVSALAEQRVSKILDMILAIQTEREKLLEQKDCTVFLKQMIKRQPPQILRNRKKPVIFGFKQTGTCPPRFCLSVNEPDSFSYAYLRFLENRLRELFGFAGTAVVIYTEQRRRHV
- the pth gene encoding aminoacyl-tRNA hydrolase — encoded protein: MKFLFGLGNPGTQYNGTRHNAGFAVVDAAVAKWLNHEAFTLVGAEKKKSYESWEFRCHGISCKESERLYCIKPLTYMNKSGDVVSEWLRYAPGEVQPSTDLWVIHDELDILLGKFKIDQNSSSAGHNGVQSIIDVLGTTAFVRFRIGIRLVEAQREPTADFVLKPFTPAERGAMEVCIPQVIDALEISLTEGISRAQQKYHQKEKSSERSLSA